In Flavobacterium sp. N1736, the following are encoded in one genomic region:
- a CDS encoding DUF502 domain-containing protein: MKSILKIIKATFLGGILFLAPLILLLVLLEKGFGIIQKITNPIVNHFPKVKVLGLAIEEIVAILIILVICIGAGLIAKTSYAQRLIQRLEEGILSFVPGYSFMKKMNENIMGFESNEDLKVILVPTDAGWQFAFLIEQIDENNYSVFIPDAPNPWSGSVVFVEKKDIKDVEITQKQALACIRKLGYGSAALLKNKL, translated from the coding sequence ATGAAAAGTATTTTAAAAATTATTAAAGCAACTTTTTTAGGAGGAATTCTATTTTTAGCACCGTTAATTTTATTGCTTGTACTTTTAGAAAAAGGATTTGGCATTATTCAAAAAATCACGAATCCGATTGTAAATCATTTTCCGAAAGTAAAAGTTTTAGGACTTGCAATAGAAGAAATCGTAGCCATATTAATTATTCTTGTTATTTGTATTGGTGCTGGTTTAATTGCTAAAACTTCGTATGCACAAAGATTAATTCAAAGATTAGAAGAAGGAATATTAAGCTTTGTTCCCGGTTATTCGTTCATGAAAAAGATGAATGAAAATATAATGGGTTTTGAATCTAATGAGGATTTAAAAGTTATTCTTGTTCCTACAGATGCTGGCTGGCAATTTGCATTTTTAATCGAACAAATAGATGAAAACAACTATAGCGTTTTTATTCCCGATGCTCCAAATCCGTGGAGCGGTTCTGTTGTTTTTGTAGAGAAAAAAGACATTAAAGATGTTGAAATTACACAAAAACAAGCTTTAGCCTGCATCAGAAAATTAGGGTACGGATCTGCGGCATTATTAAAAAATAAACTGTGA
- a CDS encoding mevalonate kinase: MKGPLFYSKILLFGEYGIIRDSKGLSIPYNFYNGALKKIEDPSTEAIASNASLRRYTTYLEALQNEQPELVNFDLLTLKNDVETGMYFDSSIPQGYGVGSSGALVAAIYDKYATHKITVLENLTREKLLQLKNIFAQMESFFHGKSSGLDPLNSYLSIPILINSKDNIEATGIPTQSFDGKGAVFLLDSGIVGETAPMVNIFMENLKDKGFRTMLKNQFVKYTDACVENFLHGDMKSLFTNTKKLSKVVLNNFKPMIPEQFHGIWQNGIDTNDYYLKLCGSGGGGYILGFTEDLERAKASLKDYKLEVVYQF; encoded by the coding sequence ATGAAAGGACCATTATTTTACTCAAAAATATTACTCTTTGGAGAATACGGAATCATCCGCGACTCTAAAGGACTTTCTATTCCTTATAATTTTTACAATGGTGCTTTGAAGAAAATCGAAGATCCTTCGACTGAAGCAATTGCATCAAACGCAAGTTTAAGACGTTACACCACTTATCTTGAAGCTTTACAAAATGAGCAGCCTGAGTTGGTTAATTTTGATTTGTTAACTCTAAAAAATGATGTCGAAACAGGAATGTATTTCGACTCAAGTATTCCTCAAGGATATGGAGTTGGCAGCAGCGGTGCATTGGTTGCGGCGATTTACGATAAATATGCTACACACAAAATAACAGTTTTAGAGAATTTAACTCGTGAAAAACTGTTACAGTTAAAAAATATATTTGCTCAAATGGAGAGTTTTTTCCACGGAAAAAGTTCTGGTTTAGATCCTTTAAACAGTTATTTGAGTATTCCGATTTTAATTAATTCTAAAGATAATATCGAAGCAACGGGAATTCCTACTCAAAGTTTTGACGGAAAAGGCGCTGTCTTTTTATTAGATTCAGGAATTGTAGGCGAAACGGCTCCGATGGTTAACATTTTCATGGAAAACCTAAAAGACAAAGGTTTCCGTACAATGCTTAAAAACCAATTCGTAAAATATACGGATGCTTGTGTAGAAAACTTTTTACATGGCGACATGAAATCGTTGTTTACCAATACTAAAAAGCTATCAAAAGTCGTTTTAAACAATTTTAAACCAATGATTCCGGAACAATTTCACGGAATCTGGCAAAACGGAATTGATACTAACGATTATTACTTAAAACTTTGCGGTTCTGGCGGCGGTGGATATATTCTTGGTTTTACCGAAGATTTAGAACGCGCTAAAGCCTCTTTAAAAGATTACAAATTAGAAGTTGTTTATCAATTTTAA
- a CDS encoding diphosphomevalonate/mevalonate 3,5-bisphosphate decarboxylase family protein, with protein MFTATDFIPKKYTSTIENGNFEWSAPSNIALVKYWGKKDNQIPANPSVSFTLNNCKTITKLGFEKRDISPEVSGPLNVTSFSFDLLFEGKPKEDFKPKIQKFLERIEVYLPFLKNYHFTIDTQNTFPHSSGIASSASGMAALAMNFMSLERALNPEMTNEYFYRKASFLARLGSGSACRSVKGNVVVWGNQANIGGSSDLFGVEFPHTIHANFKNYQDTILLVDKGEKQVSSTVGHDLMHNHPYAERRFAQAHENLDKLTAIFESGNLDEFIKVVESEALTLHAMMMTSMPYFILMKPNTLQIINAIWKFRNETQIPVCFTLDAGANVHVLYPENVSDKVLQFIQDELVVFCQNGQYICDQIGEGAIAL; from the coding sequence ATGTTTACAGCAACTGATTTTATTCCTAAAAAATATACTTCGACCATCGAAAATGGAAATTTTGAATGGAGCGCTCCCAGCAATATTGCATTAGTAAAATATTGGGGTAAAAAAGACAATCAAATTCCGGCAAATCCATCAGTAAGTTTTACACTTAATAATTGTAAAACGATTACTAAATTGGGTTTTGAAAAGAGAGACATTTCTCCCGAAGTTTCGGGACCGCTCAATGTGACAAGTTTTTCTTTTGATTTACTTTTTGAAGGAAAACCAAAGGAAGATTTTAAACCAAAAATTCAGAAGTTTTTAGAAAGAATCGAAGTTTATTTGCCTTTTTTGAAAAACTACCATTTTACAATTGATACACAAAACACGTTTCCGCATAGTTCCGGAATTGCTTCTTCGGCATCTGGAATGGCAGCTTTGGCAATGAACTTTATGAGTTTGGAAAGAGCATTAAATCCGGAAATGACTAATGAATATTTTTATCGAAAAGCATCATTTTTAGCTCGTTTAGGATCTGGAAGTGCCTGCCGAAGCGTAAAAGGAAATGTTGTAGTTTGGGGAAACCAAGCAAATATTGGAGGAAGTTCAGATCTATTTGGAGTAGAATTTCCACATACAATTCACGCTAATTTTAAAAATTATCAGGACACAATTTTATTAGTTGATAAAGGCGAGAAACAGGTTTCGAGTACTGTGGGACATGATTTAATGCATAATCATCCGTATGCCGAAAGACGTTTTGCTCAGGCACACGAAAATCTGGATAAGTTAACTGCCATTTTTGAAAGCGGAAATCTGGACGAATTCATAAAAGTGGTCGAAAGCGAAGCTTTGACATTACATGCTATGATGATGACTTCGATGCCGTATTTTATTTTAATGAAACCTAATACATTGCAAATCATCAATGCCATTTGGAAATTCAGAAATGAAACACAAATTCCGGTTTGTTTTACACTTGATGCAGGGGCAAATGTTCACGTTTTATATCCCGAAAACGTTAGCGATAAAGTACTTCAATTTATTCAGGACGAATTAGTTGTATTTTGTCAGAATGGTCAGTACATTTGTGACCAAATTGGAGAGGGTGCAATTGCATTATAA
- a CDS encoding TspO/MBR family protein, which yields MNKIVKIAIALIVCLMVGYSASVVTRPSVETWYPTLIKPIFNPPNWIFMPMWTFLYVLMAVAAGLVWDKIKEQNEKVKKALAFFLIQLALNAIWSYLFFGLKNPMLALIEIALLWLMIYETYLKFIKINKIAGYLLIPYLAWVAFAGILNASIWWLNR from the coding sequence ATGAATAAAATAGTTAAAATCGCCATAGCTCTAATCGTTTGTTTGATGGTAGGATATTCTGCAAGCGTTGTTACAAGACCAAGTGTAGAAACGTGGTATCCAACTTTAATAAAGCCAATTTTTAATCCTCCCAATTGGATTTTTATGCCAATGTGGACATTTCTTTATGTTTTAATGGCGGTTGCTGCGGGATTAGTTTGGGATAAGATAAAAGAACAAAACGAAAAAGTTAAAAAGGCATTAGCTTTCTTTTTGATTCAGTTAGCTTTAAATGCGATTTGGTCCTATCTTTTCTTCGGACTTAAAAATCCCATGTTGGCTTTAATCGAAATTGCACTTTTATGGCTGATGATTTATGAAACGTATTTAAAATTTATAAAAATCAATAAAATTGCGGGTTATTTATTGATTCCATATTTGGCTTGGGTTGCTTTTGCGGGAATTTTGAATGCGAGTATTTGGTGGCTGAATAGGTAA
- a CDS encoding HAD family hydrolase, with amino-acid sequence MKFKGIIFDLDGTLVNSLEDISDAMNIVLTGLNYPTHTYNTYQYFIGSGLRNLVSKALPATNNSEEQIEICFDCMIHEYRKICTLKTKPYEGIVALLDNLVSRNIKLAVFSNKADELTKKIATEIFPEHFDVAVGLSTEALKKPNPFEAIEISKSWNLNTEEIIFLGDSDIDMLTAINANMFPVGVSWGYRTEEELIASGAKVVLNNPQELINML; translated from the coding sequence ATGAAATTTAAAGGAATTATTTTTGACTTAGACGGAACATTAGTAAACTCATTAGAAGATATTTCAGATGCTATGAATATCGTACTTACCGGTCTAAATTATCCCACTCATACTTACAACACATATCAATATTTTATTGGAAGCGGTTTACGAAATTTAGTAAGCAAAGCATTGCCGGCAACAAACAATTCTGAAGAACAAATCGAAATATGTTTTGATTGCATGATTCATGAATACCGAAAAATCTGTACGCTAAAAACAAAACCATACGAAGGCATTGTAGCATTATTGGATAATTTGGTTTCAAGAAATATCAAATTAGCCGTTTTTTCAAATAAGGCAGATGAATTGACAAAAAAAATAGCCACTGAAATATTTCCTGAACATTTTGATGTTGCCGTTGGTTTAAGTACTGAAGCTCTTAAAAAACCAAATCCGTTTGAAGCTATAGAAATAAGCAAAAGTTGGAATTTAAATACCGAAGAAATTATTTTTTTAGGAGATTCAGATATTGATATGCTGACTGCAATAAATGCAAATATGTTTCCTGTGGGAGTTTCCTGGGGTTACAGAACGGAAGAAGAATTAATAGCAAGCGGCGCAAAAGTGGTATTGAATAATCCTCAAGAACTAATTAATATGTTATAA
- a CDS encoding NAD(P)/FAD-dependent oxidoreductase → MIKNFDIIIVGGGAAGFFTAINIAEKNPKLKIAILERGKEVLSKVRVSGGGRCNVTHACFEPNELVKFYPRGEKELRGPFHQFCSGDTIEWFEKHGVELKIEDDGRMFPVSNSSQTIIDCFLEATGKLGIKVLTGQSVQSIFKAENHWKIDTQDENYATEKLVLATGSNPKIWEMLQTQGHAIVSPVPSLFTFNIKDPRIKELPGVAAQVTVNVKDTKLESTGPLLITHWGMSGPAILKLSAWGARTLFDKNYQFTIFVNWLNDVDTEDAEKIIKELKQEHAKKAVSKKSPFDFPNRLWESLVLASAIEAETKWADLSKIQLQNLASQLTKAEFKVNGKSTFKEEFVTAGGIDLKEINFKTMESKLHQNLYFAGEIVNIDAITGGFNFQNAWTSGFILANNI, encoded by the coding sequence ATGATCAAAAATTTCGACATAATTATTGTTGGCGGAGGCGCGGCAGGTTTTTTCACAGCGATTAATATTGCCGAAAAAAATCCAAAACTGAAAATTGCCATTTTAGAAAGAGGAAAAGAAGTGCTTTCTAAAGTTCGTGTTTCCGGTGGCGGAAGATGCAATGTAACACACGCCTGTTTTGAACCTAATGAATTGGTAAAATTTTATCCGCGTGGCGAAAAAGAACTTCGAGGTCCGTTTCACCAATTTTGTTCAGGTGATACCATCGAATGGTTCGAAAAACATGGCGTAGAATTAAAAATCGAAGACGACGGCAGAATGTTTCCGGTTTCAAATTCATCCCAAACCATAATCGATTGTTTCCTCGAAGCAACCGGAAAATTAGGCATTAAAGTATTAACGGGTCAAAGTGTTCAATCGATTTTTAAAGCAGAAAATCATTGGAAAATTGACACTCAGGATGAAAATTACGCTACAGAAAAATTAGTTTTAGCGACAGGAAGCAATCCTAAAATTTGGGAAATGCTACAAACACAAGGTCACGCCATTGTAAGTCCCGTTCCTTCTCTATTTACTTTTAATATTAAAGATCCTCGCATAAAAGAATTACCCGGCGTTGCGGCACAAGTTACCGTAAACGTAAAAGACACCAAACTAGAATCAACCGGCCCATTATTAATCACACATTGGGGAATGAGCGGTCCCGCGATTTTGAAACTTTCGGCTTGGGGCGCACGAACTTTATTTGACAAAAATTATCAGTTTACCATTTTCGTAAATTGGTTAAATGATGTTGATACCGAAGATGCTGAAAAAATTATTAAAGAATTAAAACAGGAACACGCTAAAAAAGCTGTTTCAAAAAAATCTCCTTTTGATTTCCCTAATCGTTTATGGGAAAGTCTGGTTTTAGCATCAGCAATTGAAGCGGAAACAAAATGGGCAGATTTATCTAAAATTCAATTACAAAATTTAGCTTCTCAATTGACAAAAGCCGAATTTAAAGTAAACGGAAAAAGCACTTTTAAAGAAGAATTTGTTACCGCCGGCGGAATCGATTTAAAAGAAATCAACTTTAAAACCATGGAAAGCAAACTACATCAAAATCTTTATTTTGCAGGAGAAATTGTAAATATCGATGCGATTACCGGAGGTTTTAATTTTCAAAATGCCTGGACAAGCGGGTTTATATTGGCAAATAATATTTAA
- a CDS encoding glycerophosphodiester phosphodiesterase, translating into MLKIAHRGAKGYEPENTLKAFQKALDLNADGIELDVHLSADGHIIVIHDETIDKMTNGKGFVNTLSLPELKSFLIKEKHQIPTLNEIFDLVNKKCLINIELKSAETFTKVVDLIEEYVSEKNWNYDHFIISGFDWNALKKVHNLNSNIPIGVLTETDLDLALAFAETIKAKAIHPYYHLLNQENVNHIQKKGFLVLPWTINIDEDIQKIKNYNVDGIISDFPDKI; encoded by the coding sequence ATGCTAAAAATAGCACATCGCGGTGCCAAAGGATACGAACCCGAAAACACTTTAAAAGCATTCCAAAAAGCATTAGACTTAAATGCTGACGGAATCGAACTCGATGTTCATTTAAGCGCTGACGGACATATTATCGTAATTCACGATGAAACCATCGACAAAATGACCAACGGAAAAGGTTTTGTAAATACATTATCTTTGCCCGAATTAAAATCATTTTTGATTAAAGAGAAACATCAAATTCCGACATTAAATGAAATTTTTGATTTGGTAAATAAAAAATGCCTGATCAATATCGAGTTGAAAAGTGCTGAAACTTTCACTAAAGTTGTTGATTTGATTGAAGAATATGTTTCAGAAAAAAACTGGAATTACGATCACTTTATTATTTCAGGTTTTGACTGGAATGCGCTGAAAAAAGTTCATAATCTAAATTCAAATATTCCAATTGGCGTTTTGACAGAAACTGATCTTGATCTGGCTTTGGCTTTCGCCGAAACAATAAAAGCAAAAGCAATTCATCCTTATTATCATTTATTAAATCAGGAAAACGTAAATCATATTCAGAAAAAAGGTTTTCTCGTTTTACCCTGGACAATAAATATCGATGAAGATATTCAAAAAATAAAGAATTACAACGTAGACGGAATCATTTCTGATTTTCCGGATAAAATATAA
- a CDS encoding alpha-amylase family glycosyl hydrolase, whose translation MNKENTSKTPFIWEGANIYFLLTDRFYNGNPSNDINFNRTKTPGKLRGFEGGDIIGIIKKIDEGYFDQLGINAIWLTPIVEQIHDGVDEGTGLSYGFHGYWARDWTALDPNFGTKEDLANLVKKAHSKGIRIMLDGVINHTGPVTPEDPIWPEDWVRTGIVCDYKSFENTTMCTLVDNLPDVRTESNQEVALPSFLIEKWKNEGRYEKEINSLDQFFKRTNYPKTPKYYIIKWLTDYIVEFGIDGYRADTVKHTEENVWVDFRKECDYAFETWKKHHPLQVLDQNPFYTIAEVYGYEISGGKDYDFGDRKVNYFQHGFNCMINFEFTLDAQNDYEFIFSKYSAKLQNELKGYSVLNYVSSHDDPAPFDANRNRTFESGTKLLLSPGISQVYYGDELGRSLVIEGTEGDATLRSFMNWDDIQNNPETQRILLHWQKLGQFRRNHAAIGAGIHTLISEKPYIFSRSYTNGNYNDEVVVGLDLGNGIKELPVNSVFENGTKLKDAFSGKETEVQNGKAIINSEFGLVLLEISK comes from the coding sequence ATGAATAAAGAAAATACTTCAAAAACACCTTTCATTTGGGAAGGAGCAAATATTTATTTTTTACTTACCGATCGTTTTTATAATGGAAATCCTTCGAACGATATAAATTTCAACCGAACCAAAACTCCCGGAAAATTACGAGGTTTTGAAGGCGGTGACATTATCGGAATTATCAAAAAAATCGACGAAGGATATTTTGATCAATTAGGAATAAATGCAATTTGGCTTACGCCGATTGTAGAACAAATTCACGACGGCGTTGACGAAGGAACGGGACTTAGTTATGGCTTTCACGGTTATTGGGCAAGAGACTGGACGGCTTTAGATCCTAATTTCGGAACCAAAGAAGATTTAGCTAATCTGGTTAAAAAAGCCCACTCAAAAGGCATCAGAATTATGCTGGACGGCGTTATAAATCATACCGGACCCGTAACTCCCGAAGATCCTATTTGGCCGGAAGACTGGGTGAGAACCGGAATTGTCTGCGATTACAAATCATTCGAAAATACTACAATGTGTACTTTGGTTGATAATCTTCCGGATGTCAGAACCGAAAGTAATCAGGAAGTAGCTCTACCCTCTTTTTTAATCGAAAAATGGAAAAATGAAGGTCGTTATGAAAAAGAAATAAATTCATTAGACCAGTTTTTCAAAAGAACAAATTATCCCAAAACACCAAAATATTACATCATAAAATGGCTAACAGATTATATCGTCGAATTTGGAATTGACGGTTACAGAGCCGACACCGTAAAACACACAGAAGAAAATGTTTGGGTCGATTTTAGAAAAGAATGTGATTATGCATTTGAAACCTGGAAAAAACATCATCCATTACAAGTTCTGGATCAAAACCCATTTTATACAATTGCAGAAGTTTACGGTTACGAAATAAGCGGTGGAAAAGATTACGATTTTGGAGATCGAAAAGTAAATTATTTTCAACACGGTTTTAATTGCATGATCAATTTTGAGTTTACATTAGATGCACAAAACGATTATGAATTTATATTTTCGAAATATTCGGCGAAACTTCAAAATGAATTAAAAGGATATAGCGTTCTTAATTATGTATCGTCGCACGATGATCCTGCTCCTTTTGATGCTAATCGAAACAGAACTTTCGAATCTGGAACCAAACTATTGCTTTCTCCCGGAATTTCTCAGGTTTATTATGGTGATGAATTAGGTCGTTCGCTTGTAATTGAAGGCACAGAAGGCGATGCCACTTTACGATCTTTCATGAATTGGGATGATATTCAAAACAATCCTGAAACCCAAAGAATACTTTTGCACTGGCAAAAGCTAGGGCAATTCCGCAGAAATCATGCTGCAATTGGTGCAGGAATACATACTCTAATTTCAGAGAAACCGTATATTTTCTCGCGAAGTTATACTAATGGAAATTATAACGATGAAGTTGTAGTTGGTTTAGATTTAGGAAATGGAATAAAAGAACTTCCGGTTAATTCAGTTTTTGAAAACGGAACTAAACTAAAAGATGCTTTTTCAGGAAAAGAAACAGAAGTTCAAAACGGAAAAGCAATTATCAATTCTGAATTCGGACTTGTTTTACTGGAAATTTCAAAATAG
- a CDS encoding glycoside hydrolase family 13 protein: MRIQTNHIIYKIFLFILIFSASAKAQIQKVEPPFWYAGMKNPELQIMFYGKNIAQYETSVSNNVVIKNVEKTENPNYLFVTIDTQNLKASELVFSFKTKNKVAFTQKYSLKERRANSADRKSYDASDMIYLIMPDRFANGNPKNDSNAILTEKGNRQDPSGRHGGDIEGIIKNLDYISSLGATTIWSTPLCEDNDKQHSYHTYGQSDVYKIDPRYGTNDDYARLSAEMHKKDMKLVMDYVTNHWGITHWMMSDIPTKTWFNQFENFTQTHHRREVITDIHASKLDQEVCVDGWFVPSMPDLNLRNPLVAKYLTQNAIWWIEFANLDGFRVDTYNYSDATAMANWAKAITNEYPNFNIVGEIWMHNQANLAYWQKDSKIGAIENYNSNLPSVMDFTLQSQVTSAFNENEPSWDNGMIKFYNNFAMDYLYPNTNNILVFAENHDTDRMNDKFKYDLPKYKLAMTLLATVRGIPQLYYGSEIGMGGDKSKGDADIRQDFPGGWIGDKNNAFTKEGRTAEQAKFFGFTSKLFTWRKTNEAVHFGKMTHYIPENNTYVYFRYTDAKVVMVVFNNNAKEQTIKTNRFKENIKNFKSGKDVLTGKIFDLATEITLEPKSAIVLELE; the protein is encoded by the coding sequence ATGAGAATTCAAACAAACCATATTATTTATAAAATCTTTCTATTCATCTTGATTTTTTCTGCTTCCGCAAAAGCGCAAATCCAGAAAGTTGAACCACCATTTTGGTACGCAGGAATGAAAAATCCGGAACTACAAATCATGTTCTACGGAAAAAATATCGCACAATACGAAACTTCGGTTTCAAACAATGTGGTGATTAAAAATGTAGAGAAAACAGAAAACCCAAATTACCTTTTCGTTACCATCGATACACAAAACCTAAAAGCTTCTGAATTGGTTTTCTCTTTCAAAACCAAAAACAAAGTTGCTTTTACACAGAAATATTCCCTTAAAGAAAGAAGAGCAAATTCCGCAGATAGAAAAAGTTACGATGCATCGGATATGATTTACTTAATTATGCCGGATCGTTTTGCAAACGGAAATCCTAAAAATGACAGCAACGCCATTTTAACCGAAAAAGGAAACCGCCAGGATCCAAGCGGACGTCACGGCGGCGATATCGAAGGAATTATTAAAAACTTAGATTATATTTCGTCTCTTGGCGCAACAACAATCTGGAGCACGCCTTTATGCGAAGACAACGACAAACAGCATTCGTACCATACTTACGGACAATCTGATGTTTACAAAATAGATCCGCGTTACGGAACAAATGATGATTACGCTCGACTTTCTGCAGAAATGCATAAAAAAGACATGAAACTGGTTATGGATTACGTAACCAATCACTGGGGAATCACGCACTGGATGATGAGCGATATTCCAACCAAAACATGGTTCAACCAATTCGAAAACTTCACACAAACACATCACCGCCGTGAAGTTATTACAGATATTCACGCCTCAAAATTAGATCAGGAAGTTTGTGTCGATGGCTGGTTTGTGCCGTCTATGCCGGATTTGAATTTAAGAAATCCTTTGGTTGCAAAATACCTAACTCAAAACGCCATTTGGTGGATTGAATTCGCCAATCTTGACGGATTTAGAGTCGATACTTACAACTATTCTGACGCCACTGCAATGGCAAATTGGGCAAAAGCAATTACCAATGAATATCCAAACTTTAATATTGTTGGAGAAATCTGGATGCACAATCAGGCGAATTTAGCATATTGGCAAAAAGACAGTAAAATTGGTGCAATCGAAAACTACAATTCGAATTTACCAAGTGTAATGGATTTTACACTTCAAAGTCAGGTTACTTCGGCTTTCAATGAAAATGAACCAAGCTGGGACAACGGAATGATTAAATTCTACAATAATTTCGCAATGGATTATTTGTATCCAAATACGAATAACATTTTGGTTTTTGCCGAAAATCATGACACAGATCGTATGAATGATAAGTTTAAATACGATCTTCCAAAATACAAACTGGCAATGACTTTATTAGCTACGGTTCGCGGAATTCCGCAATTGTATTACGGCTCAGAAATTGGAATGGGTGGTGACAAAAGCAAAGGCGATGCCGATATTCGTCAGGATTTTCCAGGTGGATGGATTGGCGATAAAAATAACGCTTTTACAAAAGAAGGAAGAACGGCTGAACAAGCTAAATTCTTCGGTTTTACATCAAAATTATTCACTTGGAGAAAAACAAACGAAGCCGTTCATTTCGGGAAAATGACACATTATATTCCGGAAAATAACACTTATGTTTATTTCAGATATACAGATGCAAAGGTAGTAATGGTAGTTTTCAATAACAATGCAAAAGAGCAAACTATCAAAACAAATCGTTTCAAAGAAAACATCAAAAACTTTAAATCAGGAAAAGATGTTTTGACAGGAAAAATATTTGATTTAGCTACTGAAATTACTTTAGAACCAAAGTCAGCAATTGTTTTAGAATTGGAATAA